In Felis catus isolate Fca126 chromosome A3, F.catus_Fca126_mat1.0, whole genome shotgun sequence, a single genomic region encodes these proteins:
- the DCTN1 gene encoding dynactin subunit 1 isoform X3, producing the protein MSAEASARPLRVGSRVEVIGKGHRGTVAYVGATLFATGKWVGVILDEAKGKNDGTVQGRKYFTCDEGHGIFVRQSQIQVFEDGADTTSPETPDSSASKVLKREGTDSAAKTSKLTTTRRPKPTRPASTGVAGASSSLGPSGSASAGELSSSEPSTPAQTPLAAPIIPTPALTSPGAAPPLPSPSKEEEGLRAQVRDLEEKLETLRLKRAEDKAKLKELEKHKIQLEQVQEWKSKMQEQQADLQRRLKEARKEAKEALEAKERYMEEMADTADAIEMATLDKEMAEERAESLQQEVEALKERVDELTTDLEILKAEIEEKGSDGAASSYQLKQLEEQNARLKDALVRMRDLSSSEKQEHVKLQKLMEKKNQELEVVRQQRERLQEELSQAESTIDELKEQVDAALGAEEMVEMLTDRNLNLEEKVRELRETVGDLEAMNEMNDELQENARETELELREQLDMAGARVREAQKRVEAAQETVADYQQTIKKYRQLTAHLQDVNRELTNQQEASVERQQQPPPETFDFKIKFAETKAHAKAIEMELRQMEVAQANRHMSLLTAFMPDSFLRPGGDHDCVLVLLLMPRLICKAELIRKQAQEKFELSENCSERPGLRGAAGEQLSFAAGLVYSLSLLQATLHRYEHALSQCNVDVYKKVGSLYPEMSAHERSLDFLIELLHKDQLDETVNVEPLTKAIKYYQHLYSIHLAEQPEDSTMQLADHIKFTQSALDCMSVEVGRLRAFLQGGQEASDIALLLRDLETSCSDIRQFCKKIRRRMPGTDAPGIPAALAFGPQVSDTLLDCRKHLTWVVAVLQEVAAAAAQLIAPLAENEGLPVAALEELAFKASEQIYGTPSSSPYECLRQSSNILISTMNKLATAMQEGEYDAERPPSKPPPVELRAAALRAEITDAEGLGLKLEDRETVIKELKKSLKIKGEELSEANVRLSLLEKKLDSAAKDADERIEKVQTRLEETQALLRKKEKEFEETMDALQADIDQLEAEKAELKQRLNSQSKRTIEGLRGPPPSGIATLVSGIAGEEQQRGGTPGQAPGSVAGPGLVKDSPLLLQQISAMRLHISQLQHENSILKGAQMKASLAALPPLHVAKLSPHEGPDSELTAGALYRKTSQLLETLNQLSTHTHVVDITRTSPAAKSPSAQLLEQVAQLKSLSDTIEKLKDEVLKETVSQRPGATVPTDFATFPSSAFLRAKEEQQDDTVYMGKVTFSCAAGLGQRHRLVLTQEQLHQLHGRLIS; encoded by the exons ACCACAACTCGGCGGCccaag CCCACCCGCCCAGCCAGTACTGGGGTGGCTGGGGCCAGTAGCTCCCTGGGCCCCTCTGGCTCAGCATCAGCAGGTGAGCTGAGCAGCAGTGAGCCCAGCACCCCAGCTCAGACTCCCCTGGCAGCACCCATCATTCCCACACCGGCTCTCACCTCTCCTGGAGCAGCACCCCCATTGCCTTCCCCCTCCAAG gaggaggaggggctgagggccCAGGTACGGGATCTGGAGGAGAAACTGGAGACCCTGCGGttgaaacgggcagaagacaagGCAAAGCTAAAAGAGCTGGAGAAACATAAGATCCAGCTGGAGCAGGTGCAGGAATGGAAGAGCAAAATGCAGGAGCAGCAGGCGGACCTGCAACGACGCCTCAAGGAGGCGCGGAAG GAAGCCAAAGAGGCACTGGAGGCGAAGGAACGTTACATGGAGGAGATGGCTGACACTGCTGATGCCATCGAGATGGCCACTCTGGACAAGGAGATGGCTGAAGAGCGGGCTGAGTCCCTGCAGCAGGAGGTGGAGGCATTGAAAGAACGTGTGGATGAGCTCACCACTGACTTAGAGATCCTCAAGGCTGAGATTGAAGAGAAGG GCTCAGATGGGGCAGCGTCCAGTTATCAGCTCAAGCAGCTCGAGGAGCAGAATGCCCGCCTAAAGGATGCCCTGGTGAG GATGCGGGATCTTTCTTCCTCGGAGAAGCAGGAGCATGTGAAACTCCAGAAGCTCATGGAAAAGAAGAACCAAGAGCTGGAAGTTGTGAGGCAACAGCGGGAGCGTCTGCAGGAAGAGCTGAGCCAGGCGGAGAGCACCATCGATGAGCTCAAGGAGCAG GTGGATGCTGCTCTGGGTGCTGAGGAGATGGTGGAGATGCTAACAGACCGGAACTTGAATCTAGAAGAGAAAGTGCGAGAGTTAAGAGAGACCGTGGGGGACTTG GAAGCGATGAATGAGATGAACGATGAGCTGCAGGAGAACGCGCGCGAGACAGAACTGGAGCTGCGGGAGCAGCTGGACATGGCAGGCGCGAGGGTTCGGGAGGCCCAGAAGCGTGTAGAAGCAGCCCAGGAGACTGTTGCAGACTACCAGCAAACCATCAAGAAGTACCGCCAGCTGACTGCCCACCTTCAG gATGTGAATCGGGAACTGACAAACCAGCAAGAAGCATCTGTGGAGAGGCAGCAGCAGCCACCCCCGGAGACTTTTGACTTTAAAATCAAGTTTGCTGAGACTAAGGCTCATGCCAAG GCAATTGAGATGGAATTGAGGCAGATGGAGGTGGCCCAGGCCAACCGTCACATGTCCCTGCTTACAGCCTTCATGCCAGACAGCTTCCTTCGGCCAGGTGGGGACCATGACTGTGTCCTGGTGCTGCTGCTCATGCCTCGTCTCATTTGCAAG GCAGAGCTGATCCGGAAGCAGGCCCAGGAGAAGTTTGAACTAAGCGAAAACTGTTCAGAGAGGCCTGGGCTCCGAGGAGCTGCAGGGGAGCAGCTCAGCTTTGCTGCCGGGCTGGTGTACTCACTGAGTCTATTGCAGGCCACACTCCACCGCTATGAGCA CGCCCTCTCTCAGTGCAATGTGGACGTGTATAAGAAGGTTGGCAGCCTCTACCCTGAGATGAGTGCCCACGAGCGCTCCTTGGATTTCCTCATTGAGCTGCTACACAAGGATCAGCTGGATGAGACTGTCAACGTAGAGCCTCTCACTAAGGCCATCAAGTACTACCAG CATCTGTACAGTATCCATCTTGCTGAACAGCCCGAGGACAGTACCATGCAGCTGGCTGATCACATTAAG TTCACCCAGAGTGCCCTTGACTGCATGAGCGTAGAGGTGGGACGGCTGCGTGCCTTCTTGCAG GGTGGACAGGAGGCTTCAGATATTGCCCTCCTGCTCCGGGACCTGGAAACATCATGTAGTGACATCCGCCAGTTCTGCAAGAAGATCCGAAGGCGAATGCCAGGGACAGATGCTCCTGGGATCCCAGCTGCACTGGCCTTTGGACCACAG GTGTCCGACACACTCCTAGACTGCAGGAAACACTTGACGTGGGTGGTGGCTGTGCTGCAGGAGGTGGCAGCTGCTGCCGCCCAGCTCATTGCCCCACTGGCAGAGAACGAGGGACTGCCTGTGGCTGCCCTGGAGGAGCTGGCTTTCAAAGCAAGCGAGCAG ATCTACGGGACCCCCTCCAGCAGCCCCTATGAGTGTCTGCGCCAGTCGAGCAACATCCTCATCAGTACCATGAATAAACTGGCCACAGCCATGCAGGAGGGAGAGTATGATGCAGAGCGGCCCCCCAGCAAG CCTCCCCCAGTTGAGCTGCGGGCTGCAGCCCTTCGTGCAGAGATCACTGATGCTGAAGGCCTGGGCTTGAAGCTTGAAGATAGAGAGACAGTTATCAAGGAGTTGAAGAAGTCACTCAAAATCAAG GGGGAGGAACTAAGTGAGGCCAACGTGCGGCTAAGCCTCTTGGAGAAGAAGCTGGACAGTGCTGCCAAGGATGCAGATGAGCGCATCGAGAAAGTCCAGACCCGCCTGGAGGAGACCCAGGCACTGCTGCGGAAGAAGGAGAA AGAGTTTGAGGAGACGATGGATGCACTCCAGGCTGACATTGACCAGCTAGAGGCAGAGAAGGCAGAGCTAAAGCAGCGGCTGAACAGCCAGTCGAAGCGCACGATTGAGGGGCTCCGGGGGCCCCCTCCCTCGGGTATTGCTACCCTGGTCTCTGGCATTGCTGGTG AAGAACAGCAGCGAG GAGGCACCCCCGGGCAGGCACCAGGGTCTGTTGCAGGCCCTGGGCTGGTGAAGGATTCACCCCTGCTGCTGCAGCAGATCTCTGCCATGAGGCTGCATATCTCCCAGCTACAGCATGAGAATAGCATCCTCAAG GGAGCCCAGATGAAGGCGTCCTTAGCAGCCCTGCCCCCCCTGCATGTGGCAAAGCTCTCACCCCATGAGGGCCCTGATAGTGAGCTAACAGCTGGAGCGCTGTATCGTAAGACCAGCCAGCTGTTGGAGACGTTGAATCAACTGAGCACGCACACCCACGTAGTAGATATCACTCGTACCAGCCCTG CTGCCAAGAGCCCGTCGGCCCAGCTCCTGGAGCAGGTGGCTCAGCTCAAGTCCTTAAGTGACACCATCGAGAAACTCAAG GATGAGGTCCTTAAGGAGACCGTATCTCAGCGCCCTGGAGCCACGGTCCCCACTGACTTTGCCACTTTCCCTTCATCAGCCTTCCTCAGG GCCAAGGAGGAGCAGCAGGACGACACTGTCTACATGGGCAAAGTGACCTTCTCGTGCGCAGCTGGCCTTGGACAGCGACACCGGCTGGTGCTGACCCAGGAGCAGCTGCACCAGCTTCATGGTCGCCTCATCTCCTAA